From one Pecten maximus chromosome 8, xPecMax1.1, whole genome shotgun sequence genomic stretch:
- the LOC117332227 gene encoding uncharacterized protein LOC117332227, with the protein MVVTCVLLLAFLSTGMGQHCKPGVTENVATGCRNYYACVNGVGHLVTCEDVGKGFVYNSATKQCDDPHNVQPPCGQQKDCTGKGDRNYADKDNQCHSYYTCNRDTFFGHTICATCKSSIFSYNLRMPHLREQLLLIESKNMLLHYSSLVFDESLQTCNWPQNVLPPCGTKTTTT; encoded by the exons ATGGTGGTCACTTGTGTACTTCTTCTTGCCTTCCTCTCTACAG GGATGGGTCAGCATTGTAAACCAGGAGTTACGGAGAACGTGGCTACCGGTTGCCGCAATTATTACGCATGCGTCAACGGCGTTGGTCATTTAGTAACATGTGAAGACGTCGGAAAAGGCTTCGTCTACAATTCGGCCACAAAACAGTGTGATGA TCCACATAACGTGCAGCCACCATGCGGTCAACAAAAGGACTGTACTGGCAAAGGGGACAGAAACTATGCTGACAAGGACAACCAATGCCACAGTTACTATACGTGCAACAGGGATACTTTCTTCGGTCACACGATCTGCGCCACGTGTAAGTCAAGTATTTTCTCGTATAATTTGAGGATGCCACATCTCCGAGAGCAATTATTATTGATTGAAAGCAAGAATATGTTATTGcattattcat CTCTGGTGTTTGACGAGAGCTTGCAGACGTGCAACTGGCCACAGAATGTGCTGCCACCTTGTGGGACCAAGACGACAACAACTTGA